The Swingsia samuiensis genome contains the following window.
ACCATCTCAAAAACCGTTAGGCCAACTGGCCTTGAAGCTGGCGGTTATTGATGATGCTGTTTTATGGATTGGGTTGGCTTTGCTTCAAGTAGCAGAAAAAGGACCTTCTGCTTTAAAAGCATGGACAGGGATGGAAGTGGTAGCGATTGCCCTTCTTATAGGATTGGCAGTCTTTGGGAACTGGGCCTCAAAAAAATTAAAAAACCCACCATCATATGTGATCTGGCTGACCGTTCCTGTTTATTTAGTAGCGGGTTCATGGGCGAGCATGCAGTTGGGATTACATGAATTGATTGGTGCTTACTTTGCTGGGGCAACGATGCCTCCTGCTTGGGTGCGGCGTTTACCAGTTGAGGAGGTGGGCAGTTTTTCCCTTATCTGGTTAGCTCCGATGTTCTTTGGTCATAGTGGCCTTCATATTAATGGGGATGCTCTTACATGGCCGTCTATTATTGCATCTATTATGCTGGTGTTTGTATCGATCATATCAAAAATTGGGGCAGTTTATTTGTACCCACCTGCTTCTGGCTTAAAGGTTAGGCAAGCATTAGGTTTGGGGGTTTTACTTCAGTGTAAGGGCTTAATGGAGATTGTTGCAGCCACGATTTTCCATGCACAAGGTATGATTTCTGACTTCGCTTTTGCTTCATTGATGGTTTTAGCTGTTGTATCGACGACTTTGACAGGGCCAATGTTCAAGCTTGTTTATCGAGATTAAGGGTCTCCATCCTCTTAATGTGATTGGAAGTCTGAAGGATAATCGTTACATTTCGCAGAGTGTTATTTTTGAACGTCAGTTTAAGAAAGTAAATATATGTCAAATGCAATGATGGCTGACCATATTGTACGTGCGCCTGGATTTATTGCAGCTCTTGATCAGAGTGGAGGCTCAACACCGAAAGCTTTGGAGCAATATGGTATTAAGCCGGATGCTTATTCAAATGATGAAGAGATGTTCCGTTTGATGCATGAGATGCGTGTGCGGATCATCTCTTCTCCTGTATTTAAAGAACATAAGATTTTAGGTGCTATTCTTTTTGAAAAGACGATGGATGGGACTGTTGGTTCAACGCCTGTTCCAACCTATTTGTGGGAAAAATGCCAGATTGTTCCTTTCCTTAAGATTGATAAAGGATTGGAAGAAGAAAAGAATGGCGTTCAATTGATGAAGCCTATTCCGGGATTAGATGCTCTTTTGAACAGAGCGGCTAAACTTGGTGTCTATGGGACGAAAGAGCGCTCTGTTATTCGTCTGGCGAACCCTGAGGCAATTAAAGAAGTCGTAAAGCAGCAATATGAGATTGCAGCACAGGTGGCTTCTCATGGGCTTGTACCTATTCTTGAGCCAGAGGTTTTAGTGAAGAGTCCAGAAAAAGCTAAAGCTGAACAAATCTTGCATGATGAACTCAAAAAAGGCTTGGATGCTCTTGCTGGTGATTATCCTATCATGCTGAAAATTACATTGCCTGAAAAACAGGATTTGTATGCAGATTTGATTAAACACCCACGTATGCAGCGTGTCGTTGCCCTATCTGGGGGGTACCCTTTAGATCAAGCATGTGAGAAATTAAGAGAAAATAAAGGCGTGATTGCTAGTTTCTCTCGTGCATTATTAGACAAATTGCGTGTGGATCAGACCGATGCAGACTTTAATCAAGCACTGAGCACGGTTGTTGATCAGATTTATGATGCATCTGTTCATAAAGTATAATTTTTAAGGCGTATATCTCATGCTCTGCATTATCAAAATTGCAGAGCATATTTTTAGAGGAAATTTATTATGAAAACGACTTTATGGTTAATCCGTCATGGTGAAACAGAATGGAGTTTAAGTGGGCAACATACAGGGCGGACAGATATTCCCTTAACAGAGAATGGCCGTCAGCAGGCTCTTTCCTTGGTGCCTCGTTTAGAAGGACAGAAGTTTGACCATATTTTCACCAGCCCTTTGCAACGAGCGAAAGAGACATGCCAACTGTCAGGTTTAGGTAGCCGTGCGCAGATTGAGCCAGATTTGCTCGAATGGGATTATGGGATTTATGAAGGTCGTAAAACAGCTGAAATTGTAAAAGATGAGCCCGGTTGGTCTTTATGGACGTCCGACATGAAAAATGGCGAAACGGCAGCTCAGGTTCAAGAGCGAGCAACACGTTTGATTAATAAGCTTCAGAGTATTGGTGGAACGATCGCTTTATTTGCTCATGGGCATATTTTGCGTAGTTTGATTGGTGTTTGGGCTCAAAACGATATTAAATTAGGAAAACATATTCTTTTAGACACGGCCTCGATTTCTATTTTAGGTTTTTACCGTGAAGATCGAGTTATTCGTAAGTTGAATGCTTGATCCTGATTTAAATCGAGTTCCTCTCCTGCTGGTTCGGCACCCTGAAGTCTTGAATGGTCAAGGGGTATGCTATGGGCGGCAGGAGATGGATTTGGTCAAGGGGTGGGAACAAAAAGCACATAATTTGTTAGAATATGTTCTTAAGTATGATTTCAAAGTTATTTATTCATCCCCTGCGCAGCGTTGTGCACTTTTAGCTAATTTTGTAGCCAAGAAAGCAGGCATAGATTTAAAATACGATGCGCGCTTACAAGAGCTGGACTTTGGAGAGTGGGAAGGAACAAAATGGGAAGACGTTCCGAGAGTTTTTTTGGATGAGTGGGCTGCCACTCCTGAGACATTTCAGATCCCAGGAGGAGAAAATTTACAGGATTTGAGAGTTCGTGTTTTTTCTTTCTGGGAGGAGTGTATTTCTCATTTTCAGATATCCGCTTGTGTCATATCTCATGGAGGGCCGTTACGGTTGCTTTGTGCGTTGGCAGAAAAAAAGCCATTAGATGTTTTGGCTCCTTCTCTTCCTCAAGGGGGGCTGCGGCTATTTTGGCCTAACGCCTGATCCACTGGCGGCGTTCAGGGTTTCGTTTCTCCCACCCCATTCGTTCTAGTTCAGGAGAGCTTGAAGGAGCGACCGGGTATCCAACACAAAGATAAGCAATAAACTCCCAGTTGTCTTCAGCTTCAAGTGCTTTTGCAACGAGATTGGGTTCTAAAATAGAGACCCACCCAATTCCAACCCCTGCAGCGGTTGCTGCAAGCCAGAATGTATGAATGGCCATAACGGTGGACCATGTTGTGGTTGCAGGCATTGTTTGCCGCCCAAGGCCTTGGCCTTGTTTTGTGTTTTTTTCACAAAATACTGCAACATGATGGGGAGCGTCATCCAACCCAGCGAGTTTGAGGGAAGCATAGTTGGAGGCTTGTTCGCCGTCATATCCTTCCAATGCATTTTTGTTGCAGGTTTCAAAGCTTTGACGAATGATAGAACGTTTTTTGGGGCTCTCAACCAGCATAAAACGCCATGGTTCACTTAAACCTACAGATGGCGCGAGAATGGAGGTTTGTAAAAGATCATCAAGGAGATGGTCAGGTAAAGGTTGACGCTGGAAGTGGCGTACATCTCGGCGCCATTTAAAAAGTTCATTCAGCTCTTTTGAAAAATGATGCGAAAAATCAGGTTGTTGCATTGTTTTTCTCTAAAACGTGACTAGCAAGAGCACCAAACACAAGGCCGATTGTACTCCATAAGACCAGCTGCATACCAATAGCGGCCTCCCGAAAGCGCCAAAGGACAACGGCCGGAAAATGAGCAGGGACTTCATTAATATCTGGCATTTGATTTTGAACGAGCCATGTAAGGGAAATGAAAATTAGAGTGGTAATGATCGTTCCATTCCACTTACCGAACCGTTTAATGAGAGGAATGCTACACATTAAGGCTGCTGCGAAAGAGCAAAGTGATAGGATGATAATACCAAAATATGTTTCTGTTCGGTAATTGATTGTTGTGGAAAGCCCTACTGCTGGAGGATTGGGTGGGTATTTCAAATCCGGTAGGAGTACAAAGATAATAAAACTCATCATCGCGATGACGAGCGAGAGCGTACGGGCAGAAAATTGCCCTATTCGGCCATAAGCGAATGAAAAGATAAGAGCAAAAATTCCACCGTAAGCTGTTCCATACATGATGGCAGCTATCAGGAGACCAAAGGATGCTTGTATGGAGCGGCTTACAATCTCTGGTTCAGGAGTAGTCCCAGCAGCTATATCTTGTGCTTTTTCAAAAGCAATCGCGAGGTTTATTTGTGGCTCACCAAAGATTTTTGCAAAAATAAAAGCGAGCAAGGCTCCAATAATGCCTGCAATCATGCCACGTGTTAATAAACGACCGGGCATGATTAGTGGCAGGGGAAACCAAGAAGGTGACGTCCGTCATGTACGAACTCATGCACCGCATGACCAGCAATGAGTGAGGTTGCGCCTTGCTCGGCTCCAACAAAATAAAGAAGGAGCAAACTTAATGTAAGGCCGAAAACTGCCCATGGAATTAAAGTTTTAATAGGAAGTGGACGAGGAGAGGCAACCGCTTTGGAAGAAAAAGCAGAAGAAGAAAAAGCTTTGGTCATGAGAGTAAATTCCAATACGGGATATTGGTTAAAGATTAGGATTTTCTAAAAGAGAAAGTCAACCTTGGAAGTATATGGCGAAGAAGGAGAGGAGTATGCATTCAATGGCGATCGTATTGGCGCCTAAGATATCCCCTGTATAACCAGAGATAAGACGTAAAGCGATAGTGCGTGATAAAGCTGTGATGAGCAGAGTTATGAAATAGGCGGAAAGAGCGGCGCAAGCTGGAAGATTTAATAAAGCAATGCACAGTCCAATAAAACAGCATGCTAAGACATGATCTTTAGTAAGGGATTTGAGTTGGTGGGCAATTCCGTTTTCTCGAGCGGGAGACGTGGTGAAGGGGATAATAGGCAAGGATGTGCGTGCAAGGGCACTCGTTACGATCAAGCTTGGTAAAACAGCGCTAAAAGGAAGAGAGGCAAGTGCTGTTACACGAATACCAAAACTCATGATGAGAGCGAGTGTTCCATAACTACCGATTTGGCTATCTCGCATGATATCGAGACGTCTTGTCTTTTCAAAGCCTCCCCCATAGCCATCTGCGGTATCAGCCAGTCCATCGTCATGGAGTGCGCCAGAGATAAGGATTTGAGAACTTATTCCCCATGTAGCGGCGAGTAAAGGTGATGCATTTTGAGAATATAAAAGGTCAAAAATGCTCCCTCCAATCGCTCCGATCAGACTGCCTATAATAGGCCAACACCATGTAGAGCGTTGAAGAGACCATTGAGAGTGAGAGGTATTAAGCCAATGTGTTGGAAAGCGAGTGAGGAGGCTTAAGGAACAGGCCAGATCTTCTCGGAGATTCAGAAAAGATTTCATGAAGAGGTCTTTTGAGAGATAGAAGCCTCTTCAAAAGTGGCCATTTGAGTATGACAGGCCAAAGCCGCTCTTAAAAGAGGAATAGCTAAAGCTGCACCAGATCCTTCTCCTAAGCGAAGGCCAAGATGCAGGAGAGGGTTAAGAGCCATTTCTTTAGCTAAGCGTTGATGCCCTTTTTCTGCTGAACAATGAGAAAGGCGGGTGTGATCAAGAGCTTTTGAATTGAGCTTGAGCAAAGGCAAGACAGCCGCAGTGCAGATAAAGCCATCAAGTAGAACAGGGATATTGTGGTGCCGAGCGGCGAGTACGGCACCCATAATTGCCGCAAGTTCAAATCCACCTAAAGATTGAGCGACGAGAAGTGGGTCATTTAAGGTATGATGGTGGTGTTGAAGTGCTTGAGAAATAACGTCTGATTTACGCTTTATTCCTGCTTTGTTTATGCCTGTTCCTGCTCCAACCCAGTGGTGGATTTTCCCTCCAAAAAACGCATAGGATAAGGCCGCAGCCGGGGTTGTGTTTCCAATTCCCATTTCCCCCGGACAGAAAAGATCAAGGTTAGGAGAGACGGATTGAAAACCAATAGAAACAGCATCAAGAAACTCTGTTTCAGTCATGGCTGGTTGAGTTGTAAAATCAGCAGTTGGCTTTAAATTGTTTAAAGAAATAACGTCAAGGTTTGCTTGAGCATGAGCCGCTAATTGATTTATAGCGGCTCCTTTGGATTTGAAATTTTCCACCATCTGGGCCGTAACATTTGAAGGCCAAGGCGATACGCCATGTTTGGTCACTCCATGATTACCTGCAAATATGGTAATTTGAACATGCTTTAATTGAGGTGAGGATTTTTTTTGCCATTGACCTAACCAAGAGACAAGTTCTTCAAGGCGGCCTAGGCTTCCTAGAGGTTTGGTCAGCTTTGCTTCGCGTTTGGCAATTGCAGTGCTAATATTGTGATCGGATTCAGGCAAAGATAAACAGGCAGCTCTTAATGCAGAAAGGGTCTGAAAAGGCAGAGTTGTTTTTTGAGAAGCCGTACGAGATTGCATTCTTGCCTCTTGGTTCTTTTTAAGAGGGAATGCAAGAAGAAACTTTATAGTTAAGAGCGTTATACGGGAGAGAATATTGGTAAGAAAAGAACATCGTATATCGCTGGTTTTAGGGGGCGCGCGTTCTGGGAAAAGCCGTATCGCAGAAAGTATTGTAACGACTTATCCTAAGCCATGGCTCTATTTGGCGACAGGGCGTGCTTTTGACCAAGAGATGCAAGATCGAATTGTTTTGCATCAACAAGCGCGTGAAGTCGGGTGGCAAACATTTGAAGAGCCTTTTCATATTGCTCAAGTTCTAAATGAGAATTTACATCAGCCGATTTTAGTGGATTGTTTAACCCTGTGGTTGACGAATTTAT
Protein-coding sequences here:
- a CDS encoding cation:proton antiporter, coding for MANILALLADAMVFVFLPWVLWRLLRKTFPIVILPILIGIMMAVWHVPVEKIGIPSTYGTYIGWAAVLVLAFTAGLEMWQAPIGKKADNVPDASLSRLLLGAAVALGGPFIVGTIFAREYLLTLHGWHVEQAKPWVSAAALGLCIGVSALPVLIGIVRELKPSQKPLGQLALKLAVIDDAVLWIGLALLQVAEKGPSALKAWTGMEVVAIALLIGLAVFGNWASKKLKNPPSYVIWLTVPVYLVAGSWASMQLGLHELIGAYFAGATMPPAWVRRLPVEEVGSFSLIWLAPMFFGHSGLHINGDALTWPSIIASIMLVFVSIISKIGAVYLYPPASGLKVRQALGLGVLLQCKGLMEIVAATIFHAQGMISDFAFASLMVLAVVSTTLTGPMFKLVYRD
- a CDS encoding fructose bisphosphate aldolase; the encoded protein is MSNAMMADHIVRAPGFIAALDQSGGSTPKALEQYGIKPDAYSNDEEMFRLMHEMRVRIISSPVFKEHKILGAILFEKTMDGTVGSTPVPTYLWEKCQIVPFLKIDKGLEEEKNGVQLMKPIPGLDALLNRAAKLGVYGTKERSVIRLANPEAIKEVVKQQYEIAAQVASHGLVPILEPEVLVKSPEKAKAEQILHDELKKGLDALAGDYPIMLKITLPEKQDLYADLIKHPRMQRVVALSGGYPLDQACEKLRENKGVIASFSRALLDKLRVDQTDADFNQALSTVVDQIYDASVHKV
- a CDS encoding histidine phosphatase family protein, whose protein sequence is MKTTLWLIRHGETEWSLSGQHTGRTDIPLTENGRQQALSLVPRLEGQKFDHIFTSPLQRAKETCQLSGLGSRAQIEPDLLEWDYGIYEGRKTAEIVKDEPGWSLWTSDMKNGETAAQVQERATRLINKLQSIGGTIALFAHGHILRSLIGVWAQNDIKLGKHILLDTASISILGFYREDRVIRKLNA
- a CDS encoding histidine phosphatase family protein, which encodes MLDPDLNRVPLLLVRHPEVLNGQGVCYGRQEMDLVKGWEQKAHNLLEYVLKYDFKVIYSSPAQRCALLANFVAKKAGIDLKYDARLQELDFGEWEGTKWEDVPRVFLDEWAATPETFQIPGGENLQDLRVRVFSFWEECISHFQISACVISHGGPLRLLCALAEKKPLDVLAPSLPQGGLRLFWPNA
- the bluB gene encoding 5,6-dimethylbenzimidazole synthase, whose translation is MQQPDFSHHFSKELNELFKWRRDVRHFQRQPLPDHLLDDLLQTSILAPSVGLSEPWRFMLVESPKKRSIIRQSFETCNKNALEGYDGEQASNYASLKLAGLDDAPHHVAVFCEKNTKQGQGLGRQTMPATTTWSTVMAIHTFWLAATAAGVGIGWVSILEPNLVAKALEAEDNWEFIAYLCVGYPVAPSSSPELERMGWEKRNPERRQWIRR
- a CDS encoding CbtA family protein, translating into MPGRLLTRGMIAGIIGALLAFIFAKIFGEPQINLAIAFEKAQDIAAGTTPEPEIVSRSIQASFGLLIAAIMYGTAYGGIFALIFSFAYGRIGQFSARTLSLVIAMMSFIIFVLLPDLKYPPNPPAVGLSTTINYRTETYFGIIILSLCSFAAALMCSIPLIKRFGKWNGTIITTLIFISLTWLVQNQMPDINEVPAHFPAVVLWRFREAAIGMQLVLWSTIGLVFGALASHVLEKNNATT
- a CDS encoding CbtB domain-containing protein, whose translation is MTKAFSSSAFSSKAVASPRPLPIKTLIPWAVFGLTLSLLLLYFVGAEQGATSLIAGHAVHEFVHDGRHLLGFPCH
- a CDS encoding adenosylcobinamide-GDP ribazoletransferase encodes the protein MKSFLNLREDLACSLSLLTRFPTHWLNTSHSQWSLQRSTWCWPIIGSLIGAIGGSIFDLLYSQNASPLLAATWGISSQILISGALHDDGLADTADGYGGGFEKTRRLDIMRDSQIGSYGTLALIMSFGIRVTALASLPFSAVLPSLIVTSALARTSLPIIPFTTSPARENGIAHQLKSLTKDHVLACCFIGLCIALLNLPACAALSAYFITLLITALSRTIALRLISGYTGDILGANTIAIECILLSFFAIYFQG
- the cobT gene encoding nicotinate-nucleotide--dimethylbenzimidazole phosphoribosyltransferase, with the translated sequence MQSRTASQKTTLPFQTLSALRAACLSLPESDHNISTAIAKREAKLTKPLGSLGRLEELVSWLGQWQKKSSPQLKHVQITIFAGNHGVTKHGVSPWPSNVTAQMVENFKSKGAAINQLAAHAQANLDVISLNNLKPTADFTTQPAMTETEFLDAVSIGFQSVSPNLDLFCPGEMGIGNTTPAAALSYAFFGGKIHHWVGAGTGINKAGIKRKSDVISQALQHHHHTLNDPLLVAQSLGGFELAAIMGAVLAARHHNIPVLLDGFICTAAVLPLLKLNSKALDHTRLSHCSAEKGHQRLAKEMALNPLLHLGLRLGEGSGAALAIPLLRAALACHTQMATFEEASISQKTSS
- the cobU gene encoding bifunctional adenosylcobinamide kinase/adenosylcobinamide-phosphate guanylyltransferase; the encoded protein is MVRKEHRISLVLGGARSGKSRIAESIVTTYPKPWLYLATGRAFDQEMQDRIVLHQQAREVGWQTFEEPFHIAQVLNENLHQPILVDCLTLWLTNLLLEEKDVHAETTKLLEAVQKRSGPTVFVGNEVGLSIVPENRLVRRFRDEAGLLHQKIGSIADQVLFVAAGFPITLKS